The Paenibacillus polymyxa M1 DNA segment GTCCAATCAGGGCAAAAGGCGTTCCGTCCACAAAAATGGCAAATCGTCCTTCCAGTAATTGCGCGGTGACGGTATCCGGACGTTCAGTGTATTCCATTTGCGGAAACGGCGAATATGGGTGATCCTCGATCAGTTCCTCAATATATCCAGTCTCCAGAACACCATCAATTTTAATATCGCTGAGGCGCTTTTTAACATCCTCCACCAGCTTCGGATCTATGATCCCTTCAATATAGGTAAGGACGACACTCGTTTGGGTTTCTGTTCCGAGGGTCATGCTGTGCATCTTGAGCTTGGAGGTCTTCAGCTTGAATCGTAGCAGTGCCGTATTCACGCGAAGTGTCTCAGTGAAGCCCTCACGCGGCCCGCGAATAACAGCTTCAGTCTGCGGTTCCTCCACGCCACGGCGGACGCCCCCCTTGGCGCTGAAAATATAAGCACGAGGCGTGCCATCTACGAACAGAGCGGCATTGCCGTCCAGTATCGCTGCCGATACCATCTTCCATTCGTCCATCGTTTTGGTCTGGGACATGGAAATACGAGTCTCATCCAGCGGCTCCAATTTGCCATTCACTTCAGGGTCCTTGAGCATCATGCCCAAGATGACAGGCCGCAGGATATGATCCTGCAAATCTTCTGATTTTACCGTACCTTCGAAATATGCCAACAATCCTTTTCGTTCAGGGGAAATCATGAGCTCTCGGTAGACGATATCAGAGCATTCCTTGAAAATACCACGCAATGCGACCCTATTGTCTTCCAGACTGCTGCGCAGTGGCTCTTCTAGCCATGAAGACTCCGGCAGCCCTTTAGGCATACGAGAAGAATTTCGTGTTTTGCGCTCACCGGCTGGAATCGCTCTCTGGCTCCACGGTAGCTTTGGCAACTTGGGAAAGCGCCCTTTCTTCATCGTTAGTCCCCCCTTTACGAATAAGCCGATCAGGTAATATGACCTATAGGATGTACCAGCCTGCAAAGGATTATGTATCCAATGAACTCACCATCTTGAACACATAACAAAAAGACCCTGCAATGATGCAGAGCCTTCGAAAATCGATTATACATCCGAACATTTATGATTAAGAAGATTTAGTCTCCCCAATACTCCTCGGGATGGTATTCAATCTCAGAACCAGCTTCAAACGTAAGCTCACCGATCTGATCATGATACTGCACACTTTCCGGGGTGACGTAATACCAATGCTTTACCACGGGTCCACCGTCTGCGGGCGTTACAAAACGAAATACGTTCAGCTCCTCGCTGAAACGCACAATCGCCTCCGCTGCCTCACGCGGCAACTCTTGAAGCGTGAAGCGAAACACGCCGTTCGCCAATTCCAAACGACAATCAAAACGCTGCTTGCGGCTGTCAGCAAAGCTTCGCCCCGTGACAGCATGCTTGATCAGCCATGTTTCCTGCTGCGCCATTGTAAGCACCTCCTTTTAGGGTAAATCAATCAGCATATAAAAAACAGAATCTTCTGCCTTCAGTGATAGATTCGGCTCCTCCTCTATACGAGCAGAATCACGCCCTTGCAGAAGATGTTCACCATTCACACGCAGTGAGCCCTCGATGACGAACAAGAACACGCGCCGACCCTCGGCCTGTGTAAATTCTACTTGTTCCCCGGGCTGAAGCTTGCTTAAATAAATCGTTAAATCCTGATTGATTGAAGCTATTTCACCCTCCGTGCCTGGTACACGCTTTCCAGCAACGACAGGCAGAAGCTGACCGTGCAGACGCTCCGTATTGAACGCTGTAGTCTCATAGGAAGGTTGCAATCCTCTCGTGTGCGGACTAAACCACAATTGCAGCAGACTGACATCCTCGGTTTGCGAAGCGTTGTGCTCCGTATGAATGATGCCGCGGCCCGCTGACATTCGCTGAATGCCTCCAAAA contains these protein-coding regions:
- a CDS encoding spore germination protein, with amino-acid sequence MKKGRFPKLPKLPWSQRAIPAGERKTRNSSRMPKGLPESSWLEEPLRSSLEDNRVALRGIFKECSDIVYRELMISPERKGLLAYFEGTVKSEDLQDHILRPVILGMMLKDPEVNGKLEPLDETRISMSQTKTMDEWKMVSAAILDGNAALFVDGTPRAYIFSAKGGVRRGVEEPQTEAVIRGPREGFTETLRVNTALLRFKLKTSKLKMHSMTLGTETQTSVVLTYIEGIIDPKLVEDVKKRLSDIKIDGVLETGYIEELIEDHPYSPFPQMEYTERPDTVTAQLLEGRFAIFVDGTPFALIGPVTMWQMMQASEDYYERFFISNMVRWIRFLFLIMALFLPALYVAVTTYHHDMLPTTLILSIAAARESIPFPALVEALMMEISFEALREAGIRLPKTVGQAVSILGALVIGQAAVQAGIVSAPIVIVVSLTGIASFTIPRFNFAITVRLLRFPIMLMAGLFGLFGIIIATTLIATHLTKLTSFGVPYMSGYSPYNHMDQKDIIVRAPWWKMTKRPSWIGKDNNKRAKKEMNGSPKTEEGW
- a CDS encoding pirin family protein translates to MFTIYPAASRFSFDKGWLRGSHSFSFAEYQDENNTAFGPMRVCNDDVITPGRGFGAHPHSDMEIVSIVLYGELRHEDNRGHVAVTRFGGIQRMSAGRGIIHTEHNASQTEDVSLLQLWFSPHTRGLQPSYETTAFNTERLHGQLLPVVAGKRVPGTEGEIASINQDLTIYLSKLQPGEQVEFTQAEGRRVFLFVIEGSLRVNGEHLLQGRDSARIEEEPNLSLKAEDSVFYMLIDLP